The Corynebacterium callunae DSM 20147 genomic sequence GTTAACGCAGTATATGGCACTTATTACAAACTGTGCTTAAAGGTTTTGCGTCGCAAAGCGTAAATCTTGGGGGCTTCGGCCTTGCCCCTGAAGGGGGGTAATACTTTAAGCTCAGGTGCGCTTAAGGTGAACACTTCTTAAATATCACCTAACCCCCATACAAAGCCCCTGCTCATCAAATTCTCAGTAGTATTCAATTCTCCTGTAAAGAAATTTCACGTTTCCATGTTCTTTCTCAGGAGAATTTAATGAAGAGGCTTTCTCGCGCAGCCCTTGCGATCGTTACCACCGCAGCAGTGAGCGCTAGCGCATTCGCCCCAGCTTCTGCTCAAGCAGCAACTGTTGAGCTCAACATCCTCGGTGTTACCGACTTCCATGGCCACATCGCTCAGGACCTTGAAAAAGGCGAGATGGGTGCAGCCGGACTTGCTTGTTATGTTGAATCCGAGCGCGCAGCAAACCCAAACACCAGCTTCATTACCGTCGGTGACAACATCGGTGGTTCTCCATTCGTCTCTTCCATTTTGAAGGACGCTCCTACTCTGGCCGCGCTGAGTGAAATCGGCGTAGATGCATCCGCACTGGGTAACCACGAGTTTGACCAGGGCTACGCAGACCTTGCCGGCCGTGTCTCCCTGGACGGCACCGGCTTGGCTCAGTTCCCATACCTCGGCACAAACGTTGAGGGTGGCATCCCTGCTCCTGCAGCTTCCGAGGTTGTTGAACTTGGCGGCGTGCGCGTTGCTTATGTTGGTTCCGTAACCGATGAAACCTCCACCCTGGTTTCCCCAGCTGGCATTCCTGGCATCACCTTCACCAATGACCTCAATGCAGTAAACGCTGAAGCTGACCGCATCATGGCTGCTGGCGAGGCAGATGTTGTTATCGCGCTGATGCACTCCCCAGCTCAGGCAACCGACGCATTCTCCACCAACGTTGACGTAGTTTTTGCCGGCCATACCCACGAACAGCGCGTTGAAACCGGCCCAGCCCGCGATGGCAAGCAGCCATTGGTTGTAATCCAGGGCATGGAATACGGCAAGTTTGTTTCTGACGTAGAGATCTCCTATGACTCCACTGCCAAGAAGATCACTGCAATCGAGGCAGTAAACGTTGATGCAGCTACCGCTTCTGGTGCTTGTGGAGTGTCAAATGCTCTAGTCACTTCGGTCGCTGGCATTGTTGATGCTGCCAAGATTGCTTCCGACGTTGAGGGCGCAAAGGTTGTTGCCACCATTGAGAATTCCTTCTTTCGTGGTGCTGACTCCGCAGGTGCAACCGGAACTAACCGCGGTGTTGAGTCCTCCCTGAACAACCTCATTGCCGAGGCTGGCCTGCAGGCAATCAACGCTCAGACCCCACTTAACGCTGACATCGGAGTTATGAACGCCGGTGGCGTGCGCGCTGACCTCGAGGCTGGCGACGTTACCTTCTCTGAGGCATTTGCCACCCAGAACTTCTCCAACACCTACGGCGTTGTAGATATCACTGGCGCTGATTTTATTGCGGCACTGGAGCAGCAGTGGAAGGATCCAGCAGCTGACCGTCCTCGTCTGGCACTGGGCCTGTCCAACAACGTGCAGTACTCCTACAACCCTAACGCTGCACAGGGCGAGCGCATCACCCACGTCACCATTAACGGTGAGCCAATCGATGAGACCAAGACCTACCGCATCGCAGGTTCCACATTCCTGCTCAGCGGCGGTGACGGCTTCACTGCTTTCACCAACGGCACCGACATTACCGATTCTGGCCTCGTTGACATCGACCTCTTCAACTCCTACCTCGCCGCCAACACCGGCGTAGATGTCCGCGCTAATCAGGCCTCCGTAGGCATTGAGCTCTCCGGAGCAGCGCTTGCCGACGATTCCAGGCTCATCCCAGGCGAAGAGCTCACCGTTGATCTCTCCGCACTGTCCTACACCGGCGGCGAAGCAACCCCAACCACCGTTACCGTGACCTTGGGTGCCGAGACTGTGACCGTACCTGTGGACAACACCATCGTTCCTAAGCTTGACACCACCGGTACTGCAACTGCCACCCTCACCGTTCCAGCAGGCGCAACCGAGCTGAAGATCGAAACCGACGCAGGCACCACCTTCACCTTGCCTGTTGTTGCGACCTCAAAGCCTGCAGATGGATCTTCCGTTGGATCTTCTGCCGGTTCCCTTGTTGCAATCCTTGGAGTTTTGGGCGCGCTTGGCGGACTTCTTGGAGTCTTCCTGCACTCCCCACAGGGCGCTCCATTCCTGACCCAGCTACACGCATTGATCAACCAGTCCAAGGCATAATTAGTCCCAGCTGAATTTGTTTCCTATTAGTCACCTGTTGAGGGGATAAGGAATCTTGCGAGTGCTAACTTTTCACGAGTATTGCGTGCTTAGATCGATCGTTCAAAGTTAGCTCTGTGAACTTCTTTAAGTACTTTGAAATCCTTAATCATGTGACGTTGGGTATTAATTGGCCTTGAAGTAGGTTTTGAAGGCCCTCTCTTGGTTTTCACGCTGGATTTAATTCTTCTTAAATTGAGATTTTCGATTCCAAAAGCGTGGGTACTGCGACGAAGTATCCTACATGCGCAGCCGGAACTGAAACGATCCTCACTGTTAGGAACGCTTAGTCAACGGAATAGTCCTCCCCAATCCGAGAACAAGCCCAGCAGCTTCATGACGCGGGCGGACATTCCTCTTTACAGCTCGTAACTAGAGGTCTTTGTGGCCAGACCGGGGAGGTCAGAGACGGTCACGAGTTTGAACCATGTCGCACTCGTCTCAATTTCTAAAGTGTGGTTTCGTTCCTACACGCGACGGCGCGTCCGTCAATATTCGACAGCGCAACCACCTGACGGGCTTAGAGCTTCGGGTCAAAGACCTATTAAGAAAAGACACGGACAGCTATTCACGTCAACGTGTGTGATGTATTCGCCCCGCTGCGACGTGCAGAGGGAATGGAGAGCCTCTTGATGGTCATCGTCCACGTCGCGTGGCTGCACGGAGCAGTCATCGATCAGTTCATCCCCATCGCTGATCCCCGCCACCTGCGTCGACTCATCAGACACTGCGCAATGAACGTCAAGGCCTGATCTCTGATCAGCATCTCGGACAGATCAATCTTCTTATTTGAGGAGTTCTGGGCACGGGAAGGGTGTATGCCATTGGGTTGAAGGTGTGCGCAATCGCCGAACTATGCCACGTCAACGTGGCCATAATTCACCTACCTCGACGCGCCAGAGAGGAATATACGCCTGGCTATATGTCTGTCACCCATGCTATGGCTTTGGCAGGGAGTGATCCGTCTCGGCCGTCCATACGGTGGCGACAATGACTCAACTAAGTGCTGATATTTCAAGACTCACACCATCGGATGCCTACACCCTTTAGAGTGGGGTAGCTCTTTCAGCATCGGTTTCACCATGTCCTTGCTGATTATCGGCATTGCTTTCGATTCCTCCTCCGATCTGGGACGTCAGGCGCCTGTGGGTGTTCTGGTGGCGATGGCTCTTGCCATCATTATGGGGTGGACCATCTTCAAGGTTGCGGCTCGTCGGTGGGGAGAAGAGACTGCCGATCTGCCGATGATACTTGACTCTGCGGTCGATCCTGAGGTGGATCATATTCGCGGCTCTGAAGACGCCAAGCTCACTCTGGTGGAGTTCGTAGACTTTGAATGCTCGTACTGCGCGCATGCTACCGGTTCATGGGAGGATCTCCACAAGCGTTTCGGGGACGATTTACGCTACGTCGTTAGGCATCTTCCTCATCATCCTCACGGCCCGCTCGCTGCACGGGGCGCAGAAGTGGCCGCGAAGCAAGACATGTTTTGGCCGTGGCTTGACTTCGTATTCACTAGACAGCACGCCCTCGAACGCGAGGATCTCATCGGTTACGCGGCTGAGCTTGGTCTCGACGTCGAGGCGTTCGTTAAAGACCTGGACAGCGCTGAAGTTGCCGCGAGGGTCGAACGAGACGTTGCAAGCGCAGCGGCAAGTGGCGCCCATGCGACCCCGACGTTCTTCGTTGATGGTTACCGACTGAAGGGAAGCTATGATGCACGCACATTGGCCGCGGCGTTGGAATCTAGTCGTCGTGGAGCACGCACCAAGGAGAGTCAGGCCTGATGTTGACCATTGGGCTTAAAACCAGCTAGGGCAAGGGCTTCCGATTGGGTTCCCTGCCTAGTTTTTTCAGCTGCTGACGACGATGTAGCACGGGTGAGTTCGTTTTTGTCGAGTTTATGATATTGGTTGATCTCACATGGTTTTCGACTGCCGATGGTCTTGGAGCGTGCCGGGACTGGAAAACGGTGCGAGCCCTCAGGCACCTGTCGCATACCTTTCTAAGGGTGGACGGAACGAGCAAACGCCAGTTTCTCGCTGCGTATGAGGGAGTAGGTTCGCTCTGGAGGAATCGCTATCCTCGCTCTGAGGTGAGGTTTGTGGAGAAATCAACGAGTGATCACTCACACCATCAAACCGAAATGCTTCGCTCAACGAAAGTTGCTTCCGTCCACGACGGCTCAAGCGAACGCGTCGTTGGGAGAAAGAATACTTCCTGCTCCTAGTCCCCCGTAGGTGTACACGGGTGATCGGAGTGTGCTGTCCTAAATGATGAGCAGGTACGGTAAACAAGTTCTTCGTGTCTGAGCTGACCGTCGAGCAGGTTGCGGAGATCTGAAACAGAAGATGGAAATGATCTTTAGCCTCGTCAGTTTACCCTTCCCAATCCGCCGCCGGGTCTATCCCGGCCAAGACCTACGCTTCTATCTCATTGCTCCATGTGTTATTCAGAGCTGAGCGAGGTATGGGGTTAGAGATGGTTGCTCTGGTTGTCGCATGAGCATCCCCGGTTGGCTAATCTATGCGAGTGCGTTCGTGCACATTAATTGGGTATAGCAGAGGTGGGGGAGCCACACCGTACGAACCTGGGTTGAGAACAGATCCGTACAGCGAGCCGTCCCAGAATTAGGAGGGGATCATGCCGTGGGGATCGATGATGAACTTCTCCGAGACACCTTTATCAAAGGTGTCATAGGCCTCGGGTGCTTCGTCGAGGCTGATGACTTTGGTGTTGAGCATGCTGCTCAGATAAGGCATCCGGTCCCACAAGATCGACATCATTAGGTCACGGTTGTAGTGCATGATTGGAGCCTGGCCTGCAGATATCCTAGGGGACTTGATCCACGCTTTGCCGAAGTCTAGAGGGAAAGTGCCCTCCTGTTCGGCTTTGGAGGTAGCCAATGGATCGGGGCCGTAGACGCCGACGATGCCGGTGGCGCCACCTGCACGGGTAGCGTCAATGACCTGATTGATGGCGTAGGCGGGGTTCATGTCCTTGGACTCACGGCCAATGCCGTGTGCTTCAGAGCCAACGTAGTCGACGGCACAGTCCACCATGGGTTCGCCGAGGATAGCCTCGATCTGGTCGGTCAGCGGCACATCTTCATTGAGGTTGATAGTCTCGCATCCGTTGTTTTTCATCAGGTCTAGGCGGTCTTGGTGGTAGTCGCCGACGATGATGCAGGAAGCGCCTAGTAGCCGGGCTGCTGCGGCTCCGCACCGGCCGACGGGTCCGGCTCCGGCGATGTAGACGGTTGAGCCGGGCTTGGCGCCAGCCTCCATGAGGCCGTGGAACGCGGTGGGCAGGATGTCAGAGAGTAGGGCGAGGTCACGGATCTTCTCCATGGCCTGGTCCTTGTCTGGGAAGCGGAGCAGCTGGAAGTCTGCGTAGGGGACGAACATGTATTCCGCCTGTCCGCCTTGCCAATTTCCTAGGTTGA encodes the following:
- a CDS encoding bifunctional metallophosphatase/5'-nucleotidase, with translation MKRLSRAALAIVTTAAVSASAFAPASAQAATVELNILGVTDFHGHIAQDLEKGEMGAAGLACYVESERAANPNTSFITVGDNIGGSPFVSSILKDAPTLAALSEIGVDASALGNHEFDQGYADLAGRVSLDGTGLAQFPYLGTNVEGGIPAPAASEVVELGGVRVAYVGSVTDETSTLVSPAGIPGITFTNDLNAVNAEADRIMAAGEADVVIALMHSPAQATDAFSTNVDVVFAGHTHEQRVETGPARDGKQPLVVIQGMEYGKFVSDVEISYDSTAKKITAIEAVNVDAATASGACGVSNALVTSVAGIVDAAKIASDVEGAKVVATIENSFFRGADSAGATGTNRGVESSLNNLIAEAGLQAINAQTPLNADIGVMNAGGVRADLEAGDVTFSEAFATQNFSNTYGVVDITGADFIAALEQQWKDPAADRPRLALGLSNNVQYSYNPNAAQGERITHVTINGEPIDETKTYRIAGSTFLLSGGDGFTAFTNGTDITDSGLVDIDLFNSYLAANTGVDVRANQASVGIELSGAALADDSRLIPGEELTVDLSALSYTGGEATPTTVTVTLGAETVTVPVDNTIVPKLDTTGTATATLTVPAGATELKIETDAGTTFTLPVVATSKPADGSSVGSSAGSLVAILGVLGALGGLLGVFLHSPQGAPFLTQLHALINQSKA
- a CDS encoding DsbA family protein produces the protein MGFTMSLLIIGIAFDSSSDLGRQAPVGVLVAMALAIIMGWTIFKVAARRWGEETADLPMILDSAVDPEVDHIRGSEDAKLTLVEFVDFECSYCAHATGSWEDLHKRFGDDLRYVVRHLPHHPHGPLAARGAEVAAKQDMFWPWLDFVFTRQHALEREDLIGYAAELGLDVEAFVKDLDSAEVAARVERDVASAAASGAHATPTFFVDGYRLKGSYDARTLAAALESSRRGARTKESQA
- a CDS encoding alcohol dehydrogenase catalytic domain-containing protein; its protein translation is MTSSNRAVIFEDVGTMRVESLDFPKLEMPNGKRAPHGVILKIIATNICGSDLHIYRGSFPVPQGMVMGHEMTGEVIEVGSDVEFLSEGDLVSVPFNVACGRCRNCRARRTDVCENVNPDTACGAYGFNLGNWQGGQAEYMFVPYADFQLLRFPDKDQAMEKIRDLALLSDILPTAFHGLMEAGAKPGSTVYIAGAGPVGRCGAAAARLLGASCIIVGDYHQDRLDLMKNNGCETINLNEDVPLTDQIEAILGEPMVDCAVDYVGSEAHGIGRESKDMNPAYAINQVIDATRAGGATGIVGVYGPDPLATSKAEQEGTFPLDFGKAWIKSPRISAGQAPIMHYNRDLMMSILWDRMPYLSSMLNTKVISLDEAPEAYDTFDKGVSEKFIIDPHGMIPS